The proteins below are encoded in one region of Candidatus Binatia bacterium:
- a CDS encoding alpha/beta hydrolase, producing GFSAGGGEVARYIGRHGTKRVAKAALISAVPPLMLKTAANPGGLPIEVFDGIRLGSIADRSQFYKDLASGPFFGANRPGAKVSQGMIDSFWLQGMQAGHKNTFDCIKAFSETDFTDDLKKFDVPTLIIHGDDDQIVPIGTAALRSSKLVRNATLKIYAGAPHGLADTHKDQLNTDLLAFLKT from the coding sequence CGGCTTCTCCGCGGGCGGCGGCGAAGTTGCCCGCTATATCGGCCGCCACGGCACGAAACGGGTGGCCAAGGCCGCGCTGATCTCCGCCGTCCCGCCGCTGATGCTGAAAACGGCGGCCAATCCCGGCGGCTTGCCGATTGAGGTGTTCGACGGGATCCGCCTCGGCTCGATTGCCGACCGCTCGCAGTTCTACAAGGATCTCGCCAGTGGCCCGTTCTTCGGGGCCAACAGGCCCGGCGCCAAGGTCTCGCAGGGCATGATCGACTCATTCTGGCTCCAGGGGATGCAGGCCGGTCACAAGAACACCTTCGACTGCATCAAGGCGTTCTCCGAGACGGATTTCACAGATGACCTCAAGAAGTTCGACGTGCCGACGCTGATCATTCACGGCGACGACGACCAGATCGTGCCGATCGGCACCGCGGCTCTCCGCTCATCCAAGCTGGTCAGGAACGCGACCCTAAAGATCTACGCGGGCGCGCCCCACGGCCTCGCGGACACGCACAAAGACCAGCTCAACACCGACCTGCTGGCATTCCTTAAGACCTGA
- a CDS encoding AI-2E family transporter, translated as MSEGANSPGSIDLRPIAAATAVVIGMVAAAAVAYLLLDILLVLFIGIVVAAALQPWHVVLCRWGVPKGLAVLLIYLFLLIGLVLIALVVGPVLIEQIGTFVAEVPGTYVSARSYLQASGTAPFHFLGQRLPPFERLTQDLTKLAPQLYQGTLGVTMSIVKLPAYFVTVLAIGFYWTMEVPRFERLLLSLLAVERRPRALNVWHEIESKLGGFMRGQGLAMLSIGAASALGYALIGLPNVLALAVLAGLLEAVPSIGPVLAVGPAVLVALPLGLHTVLLVIGLAVLLQLIENNVLIPRIMHHAVGVSALVGLLAVLAFGTLYGILGVLIAIPMTGVIQVLLDTMVVDAKPVAEPAGLVGSPWENLRARVRALRQQARVRLRARTSRMGIDPATADHVVDAVDQQIEVAVARVEKLISVAEETSEPLATEAQAAIVEKLQGATDQIEQAVERVDTIVVPAEDALGTSGPTVQPPLTELREATGQVGQAVVETIIAVTAGSQGPLQSGQREASVDNLDQAAQRFKEAVQDVETFVVAAQEESRESHAAEELGHVRKKIEQKIR; from the coding sequence ATGAGTGAAGGCGCAAACAGTCCGGGCAGCATCGATCTGCGACCGATCGCCGCCGCCACGGCCGTGGTGATCGGCATGGTGGCCGCGGCTGCCGTCGCCTACCTGCTGCTCGACATCCTCCTCGTGCTCTTCATCGGCATCGTCGTCGCGGCGGCGCTCCAGCCCTGGCACGTAGTGCTCTGCCGCTGGGGGGTACCGAAGGGGCTCGCGGTACTACTGATCTACCTCTTCCTCCTCATCGGGCTCGTTCTGATTGCGCTCGTCGTTGGCCCGGTGTTGATTGAGCAGATCGGTACGTTCGTGGCCGAAGTGCCCGGAACATACGTCAGTGCTCGCTCCTACCTCCAGGCGAGTGGAACCGCTCCGTTCCACTTTCTCGGGCAGCGGCTTCCTCCGTTCGAGCGCCTGACGCAAGATCTGACAAAACTCGCGCCGCAGTTGTACCAGGGCACCCTCGGCGTGACGATGAGCATCGTCAAGCTCCCTGCCTACTTCGTGACCGTGCTCGCCATCGGCTTTTACTGGACGATGGAAGTGCCGCGGTTCGAGCGGCTGCTCCTATCACTGCTCGCGGTCGAGCGACGCCCGCGCGCGCTCAACGTCTGGCACGAGATCGAGTCCAAGCTCGGCGGCTTCATGCGCGGTCAAGGGCTGGCAATGTTGTCCATCGGGGCAGCGTCGGCACTCGGCTACGCGCTGATCGGACTGCCGAACGTCCTGGCACTCGCCGTTCTCGCGGGTCTGCTCGAAGCCGTGCCGTCGATCGGACCGGTCCTGGCCGTCGGTCCCGCGGTCCTCGTCGCCTTGCCGTTGGGCCTGCACACGGTGCTCTTGGTGATCGGACTCGCGGTGCTTCTCCAACTCATCGAGAACAACGTCCTGATTCCCCGCATCATGCATCACGCTGTGGGCGTGAGCGCCCTCGTCGGCCTATTGGCCGTCCTCGCCTTCGGCACCCTGTACGGTATCCTCGGCGTCCTCATCGCGATTCCGATGACCGGCGTCATCCAGGTGCTGCTCGATACCATGGTGGTCGACGCGAAGCCTGTAGCGGAGCCCGCGGGCCTCGTCGGCAGTCCATGGGAAAATCTTCGCGCACGTGTCCGGGCACTCCGGCAACAGGCCCGCGTCCGGCTCCGAGCCCGCACGAGTCGCATGGGCATCGACCCGGCGACGGCGGACCATGTCGTTGATGCTGTCGATCAGCAGATCGAGGTGGCGGTTGCACGCGTCGAAAAACTCATCTCGGTGGCGGAAGAGACTTCGGAGCCGTTGGCTACCGAGGCGCAGGCCGCAATCGTCGAAAAGCTGCAGGGCGCCACGGACCAGATCGAGCAGGCCGTCGAGCGTGTTGACACGATCGTGGTCCCTGCCGAGGATGCGCTTGGAACGAGCGGCCCCACGGTGCAGCCGCCGTTGACCGAGCTGCGTGAGGCAACTGGACAGGTAGGGCAGGCCGTGGTCGAAACAATCATCGCAGTGACTGCGGGCTCACAGGGCCCCCTCCAGAGCGGGCAGCGCGAAGCGAGCGTCGACAACCTGGATCAGGCCGCGCAGCGATTCAAGGAGGCGGTGCAAGACGTAGAAACCTTCGTCGTCGCTGCGCAGGAGGAGTCGAGAGAGTCACACGCCGCGGAGGAACTTGGGCACGTCCGGAAAAAGATCGAACAGAAGATCCGTTAA
- a CDS encoding fatty acyl-AMP ligase, with amino-acid sequence MNRDVGRPIVEFSTLVEVLRWRALHQPEQRAYTYLLDGEVEGDHLTYAAVDCQARRIGALLQSYRARGDRALLLYPTGLEFIAAFFGCLYAGVIPVPLPPPNPAQQQRTLPRLRAITNDALPSLALTTSSILSKVEGLFSQAPELQTMRWVATDKVSGRLETEWEDPAVSSDTLAVLQYTSGSTSAPRGVMVSHGNLLHNSAHVNHAFDLTPDSDVSVSWLPAFHDMGLTNGIIGPMCIGSPCFLMPPQSFLQRPVRWLQAISRYKGTVSGGPNSAYELCARRITPEQRETLDLSSWYAAFTGAEPVRADTMKRFAAAFASCGFRPSFFYPCYGLAEATLMVSGGLVKDEPIVCATQAQALAQNRIVEASEQQPNVRTLVGCGRAMPDTKIVIIHPESLTPCALGVVGEIWVSGPSVAQGYWNRPEETERTFRAHWNTGEGPFLRTGDLGFLKDGELFVTGRLKDLIIIGGRNLYPHDIELTVEQSHPAIRPGCCAAFSVDVADDERLILAAEVERRHKAASRCQQDEDARPHPKGRLQLDVEAVGRAIRRAVAEVHDVRVHAVVLLRAGSLPKTPSGKLQRGACQVSFLNGTFDRL; translated from the coding sequence ATGAATAGAGATGTTGGTCGTCCAATTGTCGAGTTTTCCACGCTCGTCGAAGTCCTTCGGTGGCGAGCCCTTCACCAGCCCGAGCAGCGGGCCTATACCTATCTGCTCGATGGAGAAGTAGAAGGGGACCATCTGACCTATGCCGCGGTGGACTGCCAGGCCCGGAGGATCGGTGCGCTGCTCCAAAGCTACAGAGCAAGGGGAGATCGCGCCTTGTTGCTCTATCCAACAGGTCTCGAGTTCATCGCCGCCTTTTTTGGTTGCTTATACGCCGGGGTGATTCCCGTCCCTCTGCCCCCGCCCAATCCGGCCCAGCAACAGCGGACTCTCCCCAGGCTGCGGGCCATCACAAACGATGCGCTACCGTCGCTGGCGCTCACCACGTCATCGATCCTCTCCAAGGTTGAGGGTCTGTTCTCGCAAGCTCCGGAGCTACAGACAATGCGCTGGGTGGCCACCGACAAGGTTAGCGGCAGGCTGGAGACGGAATGGGAAGATCCTGCCGTGAGCAGCGACACGCTAGCGGTGCTCCAATACACTTCAGGCTCTACTTCGGCGCCGCGGGGTGTAATGGTCAGTCACGGGAACCTCCTCCATAATTCGGCCCACGTCAATCACGCTTTCGATCTCACACCAGACAGTGACGTGTCCGTGAGCTGGCTCCCGGCCTTCCATGATATGGGACTTACCAACGGAATCATCGGACCGATGTGTATAGGGAGTCCGTGTTTCCTGATGCCGCCCCAATCCTTTCTTCAGCGGCCGGTGCGGTGGCTTCAGGCTATTTCGCGTTACAAAGGCACCGTCAGTGGCGGCCCCAATTCCGCTTATGAGCTGTGCGCTCGCAGAATTACTCCAGAGCAACGCGAGACGCTCGACCTCAGCAGTTGGTACGCGGCATTCACCGGCGCGGAGCCAGTCCGCGCCGACACCATGAAACGGTTCGCTGCGGCCTTTGCATCCTGTGGTTTCCGCCCAAGCTTCTTCTATCCGTGTTATGGACTTGCCGAAGCCACTCTGATGGTGTCAGGCGGGCTGGTGAAGGATGAGCCCATCGTTTGCGCGACCCAGGCGCAAGCGCTGGCGCAGAACCGCATCGTTGAGGCCTCCGAGCAGCAACCGAATGTGCGGACGCTGGTGGGATGTGGCCGCGCCATGCCCGATACCAAGATCGTCATTATCCATCCCGAATCGTTGACCCCTTGTGCACTGGGAGTAGTGGGCGAAATCTGGGTGTCAGGCCCGAGCGTTGCTCAGGGTTATTGGAACCGACCTGAAGAAACAGAGCGCACTTTTCGAGCCCACTGGAATACCGGTGAAGGACCGTTTCTCCGCACCGGAGATTTGGGATTCTTGAAAGATGGCGAGCTGTTTGTCACCGGTCGCTTGAAGGATTTGATCATCATCGGCGGCCGCAACCTTTACCCCCACGACATTGAATTGACGGTGGAACAGAGCCATCCCGCAATACGGCCAGGTTGTTGCGCGGCGTTTTCGGTCGATGTTGCCGACGACGAACGTCTGATACTCGCAGCCGAGGTGGAACGCCGCCACAAAGCGGCGAGTCGCTGCCAGCAGGATGAGGACGCGCGCCCTCATCCGAAGGGGCGTCTGCAGTTGGATGTCGAGGCGGTGGGTCGGGCCATTCGGCGAGCGGTGGCGGAAGTGCATGACGTACGAGTGCACGCCGTGGTGCTACTCAGGGCCGGCAGCCTTCCCAAGACTCCCAGCGGCAAGCTTCAGCGTGGTGCGTGCCAGGTCAGCTTCTTGAATGGCACGTTCGATAGGCTGTGA
- a CDS encoding SDR family NAD(P)-dependent oxidoreductase, whose amino-acid sequence MDSRTAEVIQSWLVARLSELLEIESHEIDVREPFASYGMGSAELVSLSGELAEWLGRQLSPDLAYECPTIETLARYLAESPDVAQSATTVGEDRQAQPEPIAIIGIGCRFPGANNPQAFWQLLRDGVDAISEVPAERFNLEVFFDPNPAIPGKINTPWGGFLDQVDQFDPRFFGISPREAARMDPQQRLLLELTWEALEDGGQVRERLVGTDTGVFVGISNNDYGRRQLSDFCRIDAYAGTGNALSIAANRISYVFDFRGPSIAIDTACSSSLVAIHLACCSLRSGESTLALAGGVNLILSPAVTISFTKAGAMAPDGRCKTFDARANGYVRSEGAGLVVLKPLSRALADGDPIYAVIRGSAVNQDGRSNGLMAPNPLAQQAVLREAYRRAAVSPGDVQYVEAHGTGTFLGDPIEAKALGAVLALDRLPGRPCALGSVKTNIGHPEAAAGIAGLIKVALALKHQEIPPSLHFQEPNPHIPFDELPLRVQTTLGPWPAESGPALAGVSSFGFGGTNAHVVLEEAPRSNAEMHNAEGGMESREIRQTQSAYLLPLSAHSSEALQALARAYRDFLAIPESTVSLHDLCYTASVRRSHHDYRLAVTGNSPAQLAEGLEAFLRGEVRPGLSAGRKVSGRPRKLVFVFPGQGSQWLGMGRTLLEQDAVFREVVERCDRALQPYGDWSLLAELAATDAAQSRLNEIDIIQPALFAMQVALAALWRSWGIEPQAVVGHSMGEVAAAHVAGALSLEDAVRVICHRSRLVRPTIGQGAMAAVELPMEEARRVLVGYEDRVSIAVSNSPTSTVLSGDPATLDAILDQLQRQDIFCRTVKVDFASHSPQMDPLRADLLLALEGLEPRSASVPIYSSVTGTVSNGLELEALYWGRNLREPVLFSTAVQRLMKDGHDIFLEISPHPILLSAIQQGMHHFGQEGAVLPSGRREEEDHTVLLGSLGALYALGYPVDWSRTYPAGGRCVRLPFYPWQRERCWLATGPAAGVFSADPLPDGSLWVAKSDTVPGDDSPGVVEENLDDWLYELEWQFKERQAVQRVSQPSLPATPQSWLIFTDSSGVGEALAALLSAQGERGILVARGESYEHTDGEHFRIRPDRPEDLRQLFEALVSDQTLCRGIVHLWSLDIPLLEEATVASVEAVQTLGCGSVLTLVQELAEAPWRDLPRLWLVTRGAQAAEEEPLPLAVAQAPLWGLGRVIAQEHPTLWGGLVDLEPRVSLDDVAAHQLREEISRPDGEDQLAFRQGRRYVARLVRQRHSAMQGPPLRWRPDGSYLITGGLGGLGLLVARWMVGQGARRLILLGRTRLPPRSSWSSVEAGSRCADQIAAIRELEGFGASLHLAAVDVADEGQLRAFLDEFRAEGWPPIRGVVHAAGVLQDGLLSQLDTAALNAVLRPKMVGAWLLHRLLEDAPLDFFVFFSSAASLLGQPGQGNYAAANAFLDALAHHRRAQGQPALSINWGAWAELGFAGTTGGRRLAKHLALLGIRSLAPELALKVLERLLRLGSTQVAVVPVNWAQYHQFHPAGTESPLLSQLARAEAAIPLQAGHPGEKRDTLLAAKPMERQRLLQSYLSEQVARVLGLPASQLDVQQPLTNLGLDSLMAVELKHRMAVDLGVNVPMVKFLQGFSVAEAATQILEQLTAEAAVPSMPVAGINDPLLEDLDALSDEQVRSLLTDMLAIEEANE is encoded by the coding sequence GTGGATTCTCGGACCGCAGAAGTCATCCAATCCTGGCTGGTCGCACGGCTTTCCGAGTTGTTGGAGATCGAGTCTCACGAGATAGATGTCCGGGAGCCCTTTGCCAGCTACGGGATGGGCTCAGCGGAGTTGGTCAGCCTCTCCGGTGAACTCGCAGAGTGGCTTGGACGCCAACTGTCTCCTGATCTGGCATATGAGTGCCCCACCATCGAGACTCTTGCTCGGTATTTGGCAGAGTCACCCGATGTGGCGCAGTCAGCCACCACGGTTGGCGAGGATCGGCAGGCACAACCTGAACCGATCGCCATCATCGGCATCGGCTGTCGATTTCCCGGCGCCAACAACCCGCAAGCTTTCTGGCAGTTGCTGCGCGACGGGGTCGATGCCATCAGCGAAGTGCCAGCGGAGCGCTTCAACCTTGAAGTCTTTTTCGATCCAAACCCGGCGATTCCGGGCAAGATAAACACTCCGTGGGGCGGCTTCCTCGATCAGGTGGATCAGTTCGATCCCCGTTTCTTTGGTATCTCGCCGCGGGAAGCTGCACGCATGGATCCCCAGCAGCGCCTCCTCCTGGAGCTCACGTGGGAAGCATTGGAAGATGGCGGACAGGTGCGGGAGCGCCTCGTCGGCACCGATACCGGTGTGTTTGTCGGCATTTCGAACAACGATTACGGTCGCAGGCAGTTGAGTGATTTCTGTCGTATCGACGCCTATGCGGGCACCGGCAATGCCCTGAGCATTGCGGCCAACCGTATCTCCTACGTGTTTGATTTCCGGGGGCCGAGTATCGCCATCGACACCGCCTGTTCCTCATCGCTGGTGGCCATCCACCTGGCCTGTTGCAGCCTGCGATCCGGAGAGTCGACGCTGGCTCTGGCCGGGGGCGTGAACCTGATCCTCTCGCCGGCGGTGACGATCAGTTTCACCAAAGCGGGGGCGATGGCTCCGGACGGGCGCTGCAAAACCTTTGATGCCCGGGCCAACGGCTACGTTCGCAGTGAGGGTGCGGGTCTCGTCGTTCTGAAGCCCCTCTCGAGAGCGTTGGCCGACGGTGATCCGATCTATGCCGTCATTCGTGGCAGCGCAGTGAATCAGGACGGACGCAGCAACGGACTCATGGCTCCGAATCCGCTGGCCCAACAGGCGGTCCTGCGAGAAGCCTATCGGCGAGCCGCAGTCTCACCGGGCGACGTTCAATACGTCGAGGCGCACGGCACCGGCACCTTCTTAGGCGATCCGATCGAAGCGAAAGCCCTGGGTGCCGTGCTTGCCCTCGACCGTCTCCCCGGGCGCCCCTGCGCCCTGGGCTCGGTCAAGACCAACATCGGCCACCCGGAGGCCGCAGCCGGCATCGCTGGATTGATCAAGGTGGCGCTGGCGCTCAAGCATCAGGAGATCCCACCGAGCCTGCACTTTCAGGAGCCCAACCCGCATATTCCTTTCGACGAGCTCCCGCTCCGAGTGCAGACAACGCTGGGTCCATGGCCTGCGGAGTCGGGTCCGGCATTGGCCGGGGTGAGCTCATTCGGTTTTGGTGGAACCAATGCTCATGTGGTCCTGGAAGAGGCTCCCCGGTCGAATGCAGAGATGCACAATGCAGAAGGCGGAATGGAAAGTCGCGAAATCCGCCAGACCCAATCTGCGTACCTGCTCCCACTGTCGGCACACAGCTCGGAGGCCCTGCAGGCTCTGGCTCGAGCGTACCGAGACTTTCTGGCAATCCCGGAGTCCACGGTGTCGCTGCACGACCTCTGTTACACGGCCAGTGTGCGGCGCAGTCACCACGACTACCGTCTCGCCGTGACAGGCAATTCGCCGGCGCAACTGGCCGAGGGCCTGGAGGCGTTCTTGCGAGGAGAGGTTCGTCCCGGCCTGTCTGCCGGTCGCAAGGTTTCAGGTCGCCCGCGAAAGCTGGTTTTTGTGTTTCCGGGGCAAGGGTCTCAATGGCTTGGCATGGGGCGAACGCTCTTGGAGCAGGACGCTGTATTTCGGGAGGTCGTGGAACGCTGTGACCGGGCGCTGCAGCCGTACGGAGATTGGTCTTTGCTCGCAGAGCTCGCTGCCACCGATGCAGCCCAGTCCCGGTTGAACGAAATCGATATCATCCAGCCGGCCCTCTTTGCCATGCAGGTGGCCTTGGCAGCCCTGTGGCGTTCCTGGGGCATCGAGCCACAAGCCGTGGTGGGCCACAGCATGGGAGAGGTGGCGGCAGCTCACGTCGCCGGCGCACTGAGCCTGGAAGATGCAGTACGGGTTATTTGCCATCGCAGCCGTTTGGTCAGGCCCACCATTGGGCAAGGGGCGATGGCTGCTGTGGAGCTCCCCATGGAGGAGGCTCGCCGCGTTCTGGTCGGCTACGAAGATCGCGTCTCCATCGCGGTCAGCAATAGCCCTACCTCGACTGTGTTGTCAGGTGATCCGGCAACGCTGGATGCAATCCTTGATCAATTGCAGCGTCAAGACATCTTCTGCCGTACGGTGAAAGTCGACTTTGCCTCCCACAGCCCCCAGATGGATCCCTTGCGGGCTGACTTGTTGCTGGCGTTGGAAGGGCTGGAGCCTCGATCTGCATCCGTGCCCATCTACTCGAGCGTGACCGGCACGGTCAGCAACGGGCTGGAGCTCGAGGCCCTCTATTGGGGGAGGAACCTGAGAGAGCCTGTGCTCTTTTCGACCGCGGTGCAGCGGTTGATGAAAGATGGACATGACATCTTCCTGGAAATCAGCCCGCACCCCATTCTTCTCAGCGCCATTCAACAAGGGATGCATCACTTCGGCCAAGAAGGTGCCGTGCTCCCTTCCGGGCGGCGTGAGGAAGAAGACCACACGGTACTGCTGGGATCGCTGGGCGCGCTTTACGCTCTGGGGTACCCGGTGGACTGGAGCCGGACCTATCCGGCCGGAGGACGCTGCGTTCGACTCCCGTTCTACCCGTGGCAGCGAGAACGTTGTTGGCTGGCGACCGGGCCTGCGGCCGGCGTCTTTTCGGCAGATCCGCTCCCCGATGGGTCGCTCTGGGTTGCCAAGAGCGACACGGTGCCAGGCGACGATTCACCAGGCGTAGTTGAAGAGAATCTGGACGACTGGCTTTATGAGCTCGAGTGGCAATTCAAAGAGCGTCAGGCAGTGCAACGAGTCTCGCAACCTTCCTTGCCAGCCACGCCGCAGAGCTGGCTGATTTTCACCGACAGCAGTGGCGTCGGAGAAGCGCTGGCAGCACTGCTAAGCGCACAGGGAGAAAGGGGCATTCTGGTCGCTCGTGGCGAATCGTACGAGCACACGGACGGTGAGCATTTTCGTATCCGTCCAGACCGACCGGAAGATTTGCGACAGCTCTTCGAGGCTCTGGTATCTGATCAGACCCTCTGCCGTGGGATTGTCCATCTGTGGAGTCTCGATATTCCCCTTTTGGAGGAGGCCACCGTGGCCTCTGTGGAGGCAGTTCAGACTCTGGGCTGCGGCAGTGTCCTCACGTTGGTCCAGGAGCTGGCTGAGGCACCATGGCGTGACCTCCCGCGCTTGTGGCTGGTCACGCGCGGGGCTCAAGCGGCAGAAGAGGAGCCCTTGCCCTTGGCTGTAGCTCAGGCGCCTCTGTGGGGATTGGGTCGCGTTATTGCTCAGGAGCACCCGACGCTCTGGGGAGGACTGGTCGACCTGGAACCCAGGGTCTCGCTCGATGACGTTGCCGCGCATCAGTTGCGGGAGGAAATCTCCCGTCCGGATGGAGAGGATCAGTTGGCGTTTCGTCAAGGGCGGCGATACGTGGCCCGTCTGGTGCGCCAGCGCCACTCTGCCATGCAGGGACCTCCCCTGCGGTGGCGGCCTGATGGCAGCTATCTGATCACCGGAGGACTGGGAGGACTCGGCCTCTTGGTCGCCCGTTGGATGGTAGGGCAGGGGGCTCGGCGGTTGATCCTTTTGGGGCGCACGAGGCTCCCACCACGCTCGAGCTGGAGCTCGGTAGAAGCAGGAAGCCGCTGCGCTGATCAAATCGCCGCCATTCGAGAGCTGGAAGGCTTCGGAGCGAGCCTGCATCTGGCCGCGGTGGATGTGGCGGATGAAGGACAGTTGCGGGCGTTTCTGGACGAGTTTCGCGCTGAGGGTTGGCCGCCGATCCGCGGTGTCGTGCATGCGGCGGGAGTGCTGCAGGACGGACTGCTGTCGCAGCTTGATACCGCCGCACTCAATGCCGTTTTGCGGCCCAAGATGGTGGGTGCCTGGCTGCTGCATCGCCTGCTTGAAGACGCTCCCTTGGACTTCTTCGTATTCTTCTCTTCCGCGGCTTCCCTCCTGGGCCAGCCTGGTCAGGGGAACTATGCGGCTGCCAACGCCTTCCTGGATGCGCTGGCGCATCACCGAAGGGCCCAAGGCCAACCGGCCCTGAGCATCAACTGGGGAGCGTGGGCCGAGCTGGGCTTTGCGGGTACGACTGGGGGGAGGCGCCTCGCCAAGCACCTCGCGCTCCTGGGAATTCGGAGCCTCGCGCCGGAGCTAGCGCTGAAAGTGCTGGAACGATTGCTCCGGCTAGGCTCGACCCAGGTTGCCGTGGTTCCCGTCAACTGGGCACAGTATCACCAGTTCCATCCAGCGGGCACTGAATCACCGCTGCTCTCTCAACTTGCGCGTGCGGAAGCCGCCATCCCATTGCAAGCGGGTCATCCGGGAGAAAAGAGGGATACCCTCCTGGCGGCGAAACCAATGGAGCGCCAGCGGTTACTGCAGTCCTACCTGAGTGAGCAAGTGGCGCGCGTACTCGGGCTTCCCGCATCCCAGCTCGACGTCCAGCAACCCCTGACCAATCTGGGACTGGATTCCTTGATGGCTGTCGAGTTGAAGCATCGGATGGCGGTCGATTTGGGCGTCAACGTGCCGATGGTGAAATTTCTCCAGGGCTTCAGCGTCGCCGAGGCTGCAACGCAGATCCTCGAGCAACTCACAGCGGAGGCGGCCGTCCCATCGATGCCCGTCGCCGGTATCAATGACCCCCTGCTGGAAGACCTTGATGCGCTTTCGGATGAGCAAGTGCGTTCATTGCTCACCGATATGTTGGCCATAGAAGAAGCGAATGAATGA